The genomic DNA TTGAAACGCGGTTTGCGTCCGGCTCGGAAGTCATCGAACTTTCGCTGACGCCCGAGTTGGCGGGAGAATACAAAATTGCCGCCACCGTCGAGCCGATCGCTTCCGAAGTGCAGACTCGTAATAACACACGCCAAACTTTAATCACGGTTCGTAAGGGGGGGCTCCGGGTTGCATATTTTGATATTTTCCGAACCGAAATCAAATCGATTCGACAACTCAATGCCTCAGAAAAAGTTCAGATAGACTTTCAGTTAATGCGGTCTGGTCAGTTTGCAGGCGAAGTCAAAGTCGATCGCAAATGGTTTGAGCCGGGACGTTATGATGTATACATCATTGGCGATGTTCCTGCTGCTCAAATGGGAGAAGAAAATCTGCGGTTGCTGGCCGAACGTGTCCGCGATGGAGCCGGTTTGATGATGATGGGGGGATATCACACCTACGGGGCAGGGGGCTATGCCCGTTCTCCGCTGCAGAACATGATTCCCGTTTTGATGCGAGATGGCGAAACTCAACCAGCCGACGTGTTCAATGAGCAGACGCAAATTCGAGACGATATCCAGTTGATCCCCACCGCAGCCGGAAATCGGCATTATGTTACCCGCATCGACTCAGTCGCCAACAACGAACAGGCCTGGAAAGATTTGCCCCCTTTACAGGGGGCGACGAGAATTCAGGCGAAATCCGATTTTGTCGAGGTTCTGGCCACCAGTGTGACGGGCGAACATTTGATCGTTGCTGCGGAAACGGGACGTAGTCGGGTGATGTGTCTGGCGTTTGATCAAACCTATTTGTGGTCGCAGGCGGGTTTTGAACAAGCGCATCGCCGCTTCTGGAGACAGGCGGTCCTGTGGCTGGCTCATAAAGAGTTGGATACCGATCAACCGATCTGGGTGAATGTTACACCAAAAGCGGTTGATCCGGGCGGAAGAGTTACGCTCGAATACGGGGCTCGCGATGAAAAGGGGCAACCGATCACGACCGCGGAACTGACTGCGAAAGTCGTCAACACAAAGGGAGAAGAACGGTTCGTCACCGGATTACCATCAGATCAAGGAATGGTAGGATACTTCGATGAAACTCTCGAACCGGGGGATTACTTTGTCGAAGTTGCGACTTCGGGTGCAAATGCTACGCTTGGATTTCCCGCCACAACCCGGTTTCTGGTTCATGATCGCGACCTGGAATTGGATCATCCGGTCGTCGATCGAGCCCTGATGGAAGAAATCGCTACGCAGGCAGGTTTAACAACAGATTCGCAAGTCGTGTCATCCGAGGGGCTTAAGGAGTTCCTTCAAGATTATTTAGAACGAAAACCGTGGAAAAAGGGCAATGAAATCGCTTCACGCCTTAATTTATGGGATGGCTGGCCCATTTTGTTGATTTTTGCTGGCCTGATGACGCTCGAATGGATTCTGCGCAAGAAAAGTGGACTGGTGTAATCTGATTGGCAAAGTGAGGAATTCCAGTGATCAACCACGAATCCCGGAACATTTCCTGTCCCATGAACGTCGAAAAGATATAATGGTGTGGGGTATAGGGACATGAGTCCAGAGTCCAGTGCGAAAGTAGTTTAGGCATTGCCTGACGAAATTGACCAATACAGAGGAACCGCAGGTGAACACAGATTAACCTGGATAAAAAATAATCTGTGTTCACCTGCGGTTCTAAATAATTTATTACAAACATTGTTTAAGTGAAACAGGCAAGTGATGGCCAGCACGGAAGAGCTGACACAACCGAAATATGTCGATTTTGCCGAATACATTCTTTTTCAGGTTCGGCGAACTCAGGCTCTTATTCGGCAAACCGATCTCATGCTCCTGGTCGCCAGTGCGGTCTGCGGTGTGATGGTCACGATTCTTGCTTTCGTGCTGCTCGATCACTGGTTATTTGCACAAGGCTTGCCGCAGATCGTTCGCTGGTTGGGCTGGGCCTGTTTATGTGGTTGCATCGGCGGGGCACTCTATTACTTCCTCCGCATCGTGAACGGAAAAGAAATCACCTCACTGTATGCGGCTCGAACATTGGAAAAGTCGGATCAGGGTTTCGCGAACAATCTGATGACTCTTGTCGATCTCGACTATCACGGGCGCTCGACACCACAGTCCATTCGGGATAGTCTCGAACGTCGAGCCGCATTGACGTTAAACGATCTTGATGTCGAACATTCGCTCGATCGCAGCGGTCTGCAAACGCGGCTCTATGTGCTGCTTGCAACGACCGTCATTTTATTCGGCTATTCATTTCTCTCTCCCAAAAGTACAGTCGATTCCATCTGGCGTCTGCTGTTTCCGTGGACCGAAGTTGCTGCTCCCACGCAAACCAAAATTTTGAATGTGCAGCCGGGGAGTGTGGAAATTACGTCTGGTACTCATGTTGAAGTTTCTGCTTATCTGGAAGGATATATTCCTGAGCAGGTCTGGCTGGAGTATTCCACGGCTGACCGACGAATTGTTGATGAGCGGATTGAACTTCACGAAACCGGAGAGGGGCTCGGAAAATACACGGGGTTGATCGCTGGCGAAAATGGTCGGGGTGTCGATCAGACAACCACTTATTCCCTGCATGCAGGCGATGGACATTCCTCAACCTACACACTTTCCGTCAGACCAGCACCTCATGCCGCGATCGATTCCGTCATCATCACTCCACCTGCCTACACCCAGCGACAGGCCTACCGCCAACCTGGCGGAGCGATTGATGGCCTCGAAGGTTCCGAGGTCACGCTACAAGCTCAGACGAATATCGCGATAGCAAAAGCTTGGATTCAATTGTACCAATCGGAAGATCCGACCGATCGTGGTGGTCAACTTCCGTTGACAATTTCCGACAATACAAAAATCAATGGGCAATGGCCTCTGCGGATTCAGGATGATGGGACCTATCCCCGTTTTTACAGTATCGAGTGTGAAACTGCCGATGGTTCGCGCGACTCCAATCCACCATTGCACGCGATTTTGATTCGTCCTGATGAACGTCCCGAAGTCAAATTGATCGATCCTAAAACTGATTTATCGCGTCCGATCAATGTCTCTGTGCCGCTCTTGATTGAGGCTTACGATCCTGACTTCCTGCTTTCCGGCTTATCCGTTCAGGTCGAAAAGCAGGGGCAGATCATTTCCAGTGAATTGATCGATGCAACTGGTCAGCAGGCTATTCGTACGAAGCATGTGCTCGAACTTGAACGTTTGCCGGTTGTGCCGGGAGAAACGATCGCCTTCTGGATTGAAGCCCGCGACAATCGCTTGCCCCATCCGAATCGGCGTCAGACACCGAAACTGCGAATTCAAATTACAGACGCAATCGACCCAGCTCAGGCAGAGCAGCAGGAAAAACAGGAAGAACAACGACAGGAAGAAATGCAGCAGGATCGACCTGCGCGTGAAAATCCTGAAAATCAGCCCGAACCCGAACAGGAGATGACTGAAGATCAACCTGAGCAGCCTTCAACAGA from Rubinisphaera italica includes the following:
- a CDS encoding glutamine amidotransferase; protein product: MPEIRLQLDPIWSLPSIVIVILLAVATVWLGYRMSVGLSAGRRHLLAGVRLLTVVVLLVGMVRPQLQWISPDGEKAQVWIVADQSRSMSVNDGPGGISRREALINTLDSVKGQLDSLSDEVTLTRMDFAGNLQSVEEYTPESPGTQTAIGAVLEDAVKRHAQSPLASIFFLSDGAQRSVPPRDQDPRLAARELGELGVSVYPIPMGQAASTSAAADVAIEEIQVDPVVFVKKRVPVRVGLRWDGAGGQRLRVRLLMENRSGLKAQESGEMVPIPPSEYSNSEVIFETRFASGSEVIELSLTPELAGEYKIAATVEPIASEVQTRNNTRQTLITVRKGGLRVAYFDIFRTEIKSIRQLNASEKVQIDFQLMRSGQFAGEVKVDRKWFEPGRYDVYIIGDVPAAQMGEENLRLLAERVRDGAGLMMMGGYHTYGAGGYARSPLQNMIPVLMRDGETQPADVFNEQTQIRDDIQLIPTAAGNRHYVTRIDSVANNEQAWKDLPPLQGATRIQAKSDFVEVLATSVTGEHLIVAAETGRSRVMCLAFDQTYLWSQAGFEQAHRRFWRQAVLWLAHKELDTDQPIWVNVTPKAVDPGGRVTLEYGARDEKGQPITTAELTAKVVNTKGEERFVTGLPSDQGMVGYFDETLEPGDYFVEVATSGANATLGFPATTRFLVHDRDLELDHPVVDRALMEEIATQAGLTTDSQVVSSEGLKEFLQDYLERKPWKKGNEIASRLNLWDGWPILLIFAGLMTLEWILRKKSGLV